From Lewinellaceae bacterium:
GGCTGAAGGGGTAATTATTAGGTGTAAACTTGTAAAAGAGGCCTGTGCGATGGGGCTGCCTGAGAGCTGTCCTTATGTTGACTTCATTTACGCTTTTACACTTTTGAGGCTACTCCGGAAAGTCTAGTTTGGAACTCCGGTGCCCAATAATGGGAAATTTTATTTGGACTCCACCCCCTGACCCCCGCCAGCGGGGGAAAACACACCCCTGAATCGGAGGAAATGTCCCCCGCTGGCGGAGCCTGTCCCGAACGAGTTTCGGGAGGATTTAGGGGGTGGACAAAATATTCTTCGCCATCAATAGTTTCCAGAGCACCCTCACTTTTACACTCACGCACTTTTACACAACTCTTCCTTCCCCGGTAGATTTTCCCCCAACCCCGCTAGTCAAAAACCCTGCCATCGTCGAAAAGATGAGATAACTCATTGACCTTTTGGGGGCAAAGCCCCTACTTTTGCGCCATGAAATGGCGGGCCCTTATTCACCTGACACTGCTTCTGACGATATTCCACTCCTCTCTGCCGGCACAGGATATGGCGGGGCAGCGCATTTCCGTCCATTTCCGCAACCGGCCCATAAAGGAAGTGCTGGACGGCCTGGAAAAACGCTATGGCTTTCAATTTGTCTACAGCGAGCAGTTTGTTTCGCTTTCCCGGCGGGTGAGCCTCAACGCCCGCAACCGCCCCCTGGGCCAGGTGCTGGATGAATTGTTTCGCGGTTCCGGAATAGAATACCGGGTGATGGGCAGCCGGGTAGCCCTTCGGGCAGGAGTTCATCCGCCGCCGGAAGGGGCCAGCCCTGTTACCGGGCAGCAGCTCAGCCAGACCGTGAGGGGCACCGTGATCGACGAAGCTTCCGGCATGCCTCTGGCGGGCGCCAACATACAATTAGCCGATGCGGAACCTTTCCTGGGCGCTTCTACCGATATCAACGGAGCATTCGAACTGAACAAAGTGCCGGTCGGCCGCCGCAATTTCCTGGTGACCTACCTGGGCTACGAGCCGGTCACCATAAGGGATGTGGTGGTCATTTCCGGCAAGGAGCTGGTGATGGAGATCGAGTTGCGGGAATCGACTACCATGCTGGATGAGATAGTCGTCACCACCGCCATCGACAAGATGCAACCGCTCAACAGCATGGTCACTGTCAGCGGGCGGCAATTCCGGGTGGAGGAAGCCAGCCGCTATGCCGGCAGCTTTCAGGACCCCGCCCGCATGAGCCGTTCCTTCGCTGGAGTCACCTATCTGAGCGACCTGGAGAACGACCTCATCATCCGGGGAAACTCTCCCACCAGCCTGCTGTGGCGCCTGGAGGGCGTCGAAATCCCCACGCCCAACCATTTTCACGCCATCGGCAACACCGGCGGGGCCATCAGCATGCTCAACAGCAACGTGCTGACTACCTCCGATTTCCTGACCGGCGCTTTTCCCGCCGAATACGGCAATACGATCTCCGGGGTGTTCGACCTGAAATTCCGCAACGGCAACACCGAGCGCAACGAGTACACCCTGAGCGCAGGAGTCCTGGGGCTGGAAGCCGGGGTGGAAGGCCCCATACAGAAGGATAAAGGCAGTTCTTACCTGTTGAATTACCGCTATTCTACCCTGGCGCTGATTGAAAAACTGGGCATCAACCCGGTAGTAGAAGGTGGTGTCCCCCGTTATCAGGACTTCGCCTTCAAAACCCTGATCCCCACGAATAAGGCCGGCGTATTTTCCCTCTTCGGGCTGGGCGCCACCAACATGATCTCCCGAAGCCCCGAAATGCTGGCCAACGGCCAGTATGATTCCTACTTCTTCGACGAGGAGTCTGCCCAGTACGGCGTCCTCGGCCTGAAGCACAGCCTGCAGCTCTCCCCGAAAGCCTATTTGCAAACCACTCTGGCCACTGCCTGGGATACCTACAAATACAAGTACGACTTCTTCAGCGATTCCACCGAAACCCCTTTTTCCGAACTCGAATACGCCTCGCGGGAACGCCACATAACCGGCACGTTCAGGCTGAGCGCCCAGTACAACAAAAAAAACAACGCCCGAACCACTACACAACTGGGCCTGGCGCTGAGCCGCCAATTGTACAGTTATAAATTCCGCTTTGGCAACGAACGCACCGGGCAGAAGAGCACCTTGCTCGACGACGCTGGTTCCACCACCACCCTGCAGGCCTACGGGCAGTGGAAACGGCGCCTGTCTGACAAAATCACCTTCAACCACG
This genomic window contains:
- a CDS encoding carboxypeptidase-like regulatory domain-containing protein — encoded protein: MKWRALIHLTLLLTIFHSSLPAQDMAGQRISVHFRNRPIKEVLDGLEKRYGFQFVYSEQFVSLSRRVSLNARNRPLGQVLDELFRGSGIEYRVMGSRVALRAGVHPPPEGASPVTGQQLSQTVRGTVIDEASGMPLAGANIQLADAEPFLGASTDINGAFELNKVPVGRRNFLVTYLGYEPVTIRDVVVISGKELVMEIELRESTTMLDEIVVTTAIDKMQPLNSMVTVSGRQFRVEEASRYAGSFQDPARMSRSFAGVTYLSDLENDLIIRGNSPTSLLWRLEGVEIPTPNHFHAIGNTGGAISMLNSNVLTTSDFLTGAFPAEYGNTISGVFDLKFRNGNTERNEYTLSAGVLGLEAGVEGPIQKDKGSSYLLNYRYSTLALIEKLGINPVVEGGVPRYQDFAFKTLIPTNKAGVFSLFGLGATNMISRSPEMLANGQYDSYFFDEESAQYGVLGLKHSLQLSPKAYLQTTLATAWDTYKYKYDFFSDSTETPFSELEYASRERHITGTFRLSAQYNKKNNARTTTQLGLALSRQLYSYKFRFGNERTGQKSTLLDDAGSTTTLQAYGQWKRRLSDKITFNHGLHLLYFSLNRAFTLEPRLGLEWQLNSRESVKLGAGMHSYIGHLSSYLYHSIYDFDVQPFRNRHLPKSLQFVLGYGLRLSNDWHIRPEIYYQHIFDAAVSSDPEQPWVSVLNVLNNYDVFDSADMPISNQGRGRNFGFEFTAEKLFSRGYYLLLSSSVYDSRYSTADGRWFSTRFNGNYIFNLLGGREFTFRKNNQLGVNAKFIYAGGNRYSRINEEASKARGLEVLNPNYINSEKAPDYTRVDLLLSYTANNPRVTHKFTLDIQNLFQRRNVLEYYFSPAENRVMTAYQVKFLFDLRYRLVF